Proteins from one Chroococcidiopsis sp. CCMEE 29 genomic window:
- a CDS encoding TetR/AcrR family transcriptional regulator, producing the protein MEKITPKLGRQDWITKGLKVLAESGIEAVRVEPLAKLMNVTKGSFYWHFKNREDLLEAMVQEWVTRETDDVIKQVEEVGGDASAKLLKLFQLAYEDDGQLENAMRTWAANNARVAAAIAQIDQRRLDYLQDLFLQIGFPAVDAKARARLAYYSWVGEFTVGIPTSQAERLAEAQLNHAILVKRD; encoded by the coding sequence ATGGAAAAAATAACCCCCAAGTTAGGGCGACAAGACTGGATAACTAAAGGATTGAAGGTTCTAGCTGAAAGTGGGATTGAAGCTGTGCGAGTTGAACCTCTCGCAAAATTAATGAATGTCACAAAAGGGAGCTTTTACTGGCACTTCAAGAATCGAGAAGACCTCTTGGAGGCAATGGTACAGGAGTGGGTAACCCGCGAAACTGACGACGTTATCAAGCAGGTAGAAGAGGTAGGTGGAGATGCCAGTGCTAAGTTACTCAAATTGTTTCAGCTGGCATACGAAGATGATGGTCAACTGGAGAATGCAATGCGGACTTGGGCAGCCAATAATGCCAGAGTGGCTGCTGCGATCGCTCAGATTGACCAACGTCGCTTGGACTATCTACAAGACTTATTCCTTCAAATTGGTTTCCCAGCAGTTGATGCCAAGGCACGCGCTCGACTAGCTTACTACTCATGGGTTGGAGAGTTCACCGTTGGGATTCCTACTAGCCAAGCTGAACGATTAGCAGAGGCTCAACTCAACCACGCCATCCTGGTTAAACGGGACTGA
- a CDS encoding class I SAM-dependent methyltransferase — protein sequence MVELLAPQGGECILDLGCGTGYLTDKISTSEAEVVGIDSAPTMIEQARANYPNLKFEVADGRNLQFKEQFDGVFSNAVLHWITEPEKVVAGVWQALKPGGRFVAEFGGKGNVKSIVSALNNAIQAAGYPAINLNPWYFPTIGEYGTLLEKQGLQLIYAILFDRPTPLEDGEEGIRNWIKMFANSFFKDIPVDKQASMLANIENKLRPNLYRNSTWHADYRRIRIIAIKE from the coding sequence CTGGTGGAACTGTTAGCTCCTCAAGGGGGAGAATGCATTCTCGATCTGGGATGTGGAACAGGTTACTTGACTGACAAAATTTCTACCAGCGAAGCTGAAGTTGTTGGTATTGATAGTGCGCCAACTATGATTGAACAGGCACGCGCTAACTATCCCAATTTAAAGTTTGAAGTTGCAGATGGAAGAAATTTGCAGTTTAAAGAACAATTTGATGGAGTTTTTTCCAATGCTGTATTGCATTGGATTACAGAACCTGAAAAAGTTGTCGCTGGTGTTTGGCAGGCATTGAAACCAGGTGGACGTTTTGTTGCTGAATTTGGCGGTAAGGGCAACGTTAAATCAATCGTCTCAGCCCTCAATAACGCCATTCAAGCTGCTGGTTATCCTGCCATTAACTTAAATCCCTGGTACTTTCCCACTATTGGGGAATATGGCACTTTGCTAGAGAAACAAGGTTTACAGTTAATTTATGCAATTTTGTTTGATCGTCCAACACCTTTAGAGGATGGAGAAGAAGGGATACGAAACTGGATAAAAATGTTTGCCAACAGCTTTTTTAAAGATATTCCTGTGGATAAACAAGCGAGTATGCTAGCTAATATTGAGAATAAGTTGCGCCCAAACTTATACAGAAATAGCACCTGGCACGCTGATTACAGACGCATTAGAATAATTGCTATCAAAGAATGA
- a CDS encoding winged helix-turn-helix domain-containing protein: MDTLEQFIQSNRNPRELKRALAVQMSQRGHTYREIRDVLQVSLGFVTTCCQRYEANGVEGLKLNYWGTQGYLNPQQKQEILQWLAQKDAWLLEEVVQQIEDAYGVVYRSYQSYYALLKQAGFSWKKSHSAHPDKDETQVEEKKLKSWSYWCSGRPRLPVVKCE, from the coding sequence ATGGATACCCTTGAACAGTTTATCCAAAGCAATCGTAACCCTCGTGAACTCAAACGTGCCCTGGCAGTCCAGATGAGCCAGCGAGGTCATACCTATCGGGAAATCCGAGATGTGCTGCAAGTCTCGCTTGGGTTTGTCACAACTTGTTGTCAGCGGTACGAGGCGAATGGGGTTGAAGGCCTCAAATTGAACTACTGGGGAACGCAGGGCTATCTCAACCCTCAGCAAAAGCAAGAGATTCTGCAGTGGTTGGCACAAAAGGACGCGTGGCTGCTCGAAGAGGTAGTTCAGCAGATTGAGGACGCCTACGGGGTCGTTTATCGCTCTTATCAGAGCTACTACGCTTTACTCAAGCAAGCCGGATTCAGTTGGAAGAAGTCTCACTCGGCCCACCCGGACAAAGATGAGACGCAAGTGGAGGAAAAAAAACTGAAATCATGGAGTTACTGGTGCAGTGGCAGGCCGCGATTGCCAGTGGTCAAGTGCGAGTAA
- a CDS encoding IS630 family transposase codes for MKLKDARHLSAKAQEALRYRVVNAVESGMSKSEAARVFNVSRTAVHNWTKVVASSGATSLKARKRGPRASSRLLPHQAATAVRLMEQKCPDALGLPFYLWTREAVQQFLAQRYELSVSVWTIGRYLKKWGFTPQKPLRRAYEQDRKAVQYWLETEYPQICRKAHQEKAQIHWGDEMGVRSDYQAGRSYGRTGQTPVVLGTGKRFSCNMISTITNRGKLYFKLFTQRFDAALMLDFLRRLIRQCDQKVFLIVDSHPVHRSHVVKSWVERHAARIRLFFLPSYSPELNPNELLNHDVKANAVGRQRPRNQTQMINNIRSYLRSTQRHPNVVQNFFHEKHVAYAAA; via the coding sequence ATGAAACTCAAAGACGCTCGCCATCTGTCAGCCAAAGCTCAAGAAGCACTTCGCTACCGAGTGGTAAATGCAGTCGAGAGCGGTATGAGTAAATCAGAAGCAGCGCGTGTTTTCAACGTTTCGCGTACAGCAGTGCATAACTGGACAAAAGTGGTAGCTTCCAGCGGTGCGACATCGTTGAAAGCAAGAAAGCGTGGTCCTCGTGCTAGCTCACGTCTGCTCCCCCATCAAGCGGCAACAGCAGTGAGGTTAATGGAGCAAAAGTGTCCAGACGCTTTAGGATTACCATTTTACTTATGGACACGCGAAGCAGTGCAACAGTTTTTGGCTCAACGGTATGAGCTATCGGTGTCAGTGTGGACAATAGGGCGTTATCTCAAGAAATGGGGTTTTACACCACAAAAACCGCTGCGTCGGGCATACGAACAGGATCGCAAGGCAGTGCAGTACTGGTTAGAAACTGAGTATCCCCAGATTTGTCGTAAAGCCCATCAAGAAAAAGCACAAATTCACTGGGGAGACGAAATGGGAGTCCGCTCGGATTATCAAGCAGGACGTTCCTATGGACGAACTGGACAAACGCCAGTTGTGTTAGGGACAGGTAAGCGCTTTAGCTGCAATATGATTTCAACAATTACCAATCGTGGCAAGCTGTACTTCAAGTTATTCACACAACGGTTTGATGCCGCGCTCATGCTTGATTTCCTGCGGCGTTTGATTCGTCAGTGTGACCAAAAGGTGTTTCTGATTGTAGATAGTCATCCTGTGCATCGCTCTCACGTAGTTAAAAGCTGGGTTGAGCGTCATGCCGCTCGCATCCGCCTGTTTTTCTTGCCTTCTTATAGCCCTGAACTAAACCCAAATGAGCTACTCAACCATGATGTTAAAGCCAATGCTGTTGGGCGGCAACGTCCCAGAAATCAAACACAGATGATTAACAACATCCGTAGCTATTTACGTAGCACACAACGTCACCCTAACGTTGTGCAAAACTTCTTCCACGAGAAACACGTTGCTTATGCAGCTGCCTAG
- a CDS encoding IS110 family transposase, which translates to MKTPKSKTRFHQPNTNETSELRQINPNAAGIDIGSEFHWVSVPKDRASECVRRFGCYTADLYALADWLAECRVETVAMESTGVYWIALFQILETRGFEVKLVNAHHVKTLPGRKTDILDCQWLQQLHSYGLLSGSFRPEDQICVLRSYIRHRDSLIKSACVHVQRMQKVLTQMNVQLHKVVSDITGTTGMTIIRAIVAGERNPQILAAKRHHRTKRSEAEIAAALNGDYRSEHIFVLQQELRLYDVYHAQIAACDRQIQECLAEFSDKVNLDESPLSQPKHPRNKPQGNEPAFDLRTHLYRISGVDFTAIDGLGILTVQTIISEVGLDPTRFPTVKHFTSWLGLCPCNRITGGKVKRSQTRLVVNPATNAFRMAAQTAGKSNSALGAFYRRLRSRLGTPKAITATAHKLARIFYRLWTTGGNYQDPGMDYYEQRYQERVINNLQKKALALGFELIPQPEANTVS; encoded by the coding sequence ATGAAAACACCAAAGTCCAAAACCCGTTTCCATCAACCAAATACAAATGAAACTTCTGAGTTAAGACAAATCAATCCAAATGCAGCAGGGATTGATATCGGTTCAGAATTTCACTGGGTGAGTGTACCAAAAGACCGAGCATCCGAGTGTGTCAGACGTTTTGGCTGTTATACTGCTGACTTGTATGCCCTTGCAGATTGGCTAGCTGAATGTCGAGTGGAAACTGTAGCAATGGAATCAACGGGGGTGTATTGGATTGCGTTGTTTCAAATCTTGGAGACCAGAGGCTTTGAGGTCAAACTTGTCAACGCCCATCACGTCAAAACTTTACCTGGACGTAAAACTGATATTTTAGACTGTCAATGGCTGCAACAGTTGCACAGTTACGGATTGTTGTCTGGTTCTTTTCGTCCAGAAGATCAGATTTGTGTATTACGAAGTTATATCCGCCATCGGGATAGTCTCATCAAAAGTGCTTGTGTTCACGTTCAACGGATGCAGAAAGTTCTAACCCAGATGAACGTGCAACTGCATAAAGTAGTTAGCGATATCACTGGTACTACTGGGATGACAATTATTCGAGCAATTGTTGCTGGAGAACGAAACCCACAAATTTTAGCAGCTAAAAGACATCACCGTACTAAACGCTCTGAAGCTGAAATTGCTGCTGCTTTAAATGGTGATTATCGCAGTGAGCATATTTTTGTACTTCAACAGGAGCTACGACTTTACGATGTCTATCACGCTCAGATAGCAGCTTGCGACCGACAAATACAAGAGTGCTTGGCTGAATTTAGCGACAAAGTTAATCTCGACGAATCTCCGCTTTCGCAACCAAAGCATCCCCGCAATAAACCTCAAGGCAATGAACCCGCTTTTGATTTACGTACCCATCTCTACCGAATTAGTGGCGTGGATTTCACTGCTATTGATGGTCTTGGTATCCTGACGGTGCAAACCATTATTTCTGAAGTCGGTTTAGATCCTACCCGATTCCCAACTGTTAAACACTTTACTTCCTGGCTTGGTCTTTGCCCTTGCAATCGCATCACTGGTGGTAAAGTTAAACGTTCTCAAACTCGCTTGGTTGTTAACCCTGCTACCAACGCTTTCCGAATGGCGGCACAAACTGCTGGCAAGAGCAATTCAGCTTTAGGTGCCTTTTATCGTCGCTTACGTTCTCGCCTTGGTACGCCCAAAGCTATTACTGCTACTGCTCATAAGCTGGCACGAATTTTCTACCGACTTTGGACAACAGGAGGTAATTATCAAGATCCTGGCATGGATTATTATGAACAACGTTACCAAGAACGAGTTATTAACAACCTCCAAAAAAAGGCTCTAGCTTTAGGTTTTGAACTCATTCCTCAGCCCGAAGCAAATACGGTTTCTTAG
- a CDS encoding IS630 family transposase, translated as MQWQAAIASGQVRVMFLDECHLLWGDICGYGWSRRNQRVDIEVKSTKQRQTYYGALDYLTKNFVVQEYSAGNEDNTIAFVEYLQTCYGASTRLILIWDGASYHRSGKVQQFLAQVNADLPQDEWQITCIRLAPNAPQQNPVEDIWLQAKQFIRKYARLCHKFRSVKLLFHLLTHLQTFDFPKAFMYGYCSCPI; from the coding sequence GTGCAGTGGCAGGCCGCGATTGCCAGTGGTCAAGTGCGAGTAATGTTTCTGGACGAATGCCATTTGCTGTGGGGAGATATCTGTGGCTATGGATGGAGCCGACGCAATCAACGGGTGGATATCGAGGTCAAATCAACTAAGCAACGGCAGACCTACTATGGAGCGCTGGATTATCTAACCAAGAATTTCGTTGTGCAAGAGTACAGTGCAGGCAATGAAGACAATACGATTGCATTTGTGGAGTATCTCCAGACCTGCTATGGCGCATCCACTCGGTTGATCCTGATTTGGGATGGAGCCAGCTACCATCGCTCAGGTAAGGTGCAGCAGTTCCTGGCTCAGGTGAATGCAGACCTTCCCCAAGACGAGTGGCAGATCACCTGTATTCGACTGGCTCCCAATGCCCCCCAACAAAATCCTGTCGAAGACATCTGGTTGCAAGCCAAACAGTTTATCCGCAAGTATGCTAGGCTATGCCACAAATTTAGGTCCGTCAAGCTCCTGTTTCACTTGCTGACTCATCTGCAAACCTTTGACTTTCCTAAAGCCTTTATGTATGGCTACTGTTCATGCCCTATTTAG
- a CDS encoding UbiD family decarboxylase, giving the protein MARDLRGFLKLLEERGQLRRISALVNPDLEIAEIANRMLQRGGPGLLFENVKGSAYPVAVNLMGTVERICWAMNMQHPEELETLGKKLSMLQQPKPPKKISQAVEFGKVLFDVLKAKPGRNFFPACQQVVIGDELDLNSLPLIRPYPGDAGKIITLGLVITKDCETGTPNVGVYRLQLQSHNTMTVHWLSVRGGARHLRKAAEQGKKLEVAIALGVDPLIIMAAATPIPVDLSEWLFAGLYGGSGVQLAKCKTVDLEVPADSEFVLEGTITPGEVLSDGPFGDHMGYYGGVEDSPLIRFDCMTHRKDPIYLTTFSGRPPKEEAMMAIALNRIYTPILRQQVSEIVDFFLPMEALSYKAAIISIDKAYPGQARRAALAFWSALPQFTYTKFVIVVDKDINIRDPRQVVWAISSKVDPTRDVFILPNTPFDTLDFASEKIGLGGRMGIDATTKIPPETEHEWGAPLESDPDVATMVERRWAEYGLAELQLGEVNPNLFGYDMQ; this is encoded by the coding sequence ATGGCGAGAGACCTGCGGGGATTCCTAAAACTCCTGGAAGAAAGGGGACAATTGCGAAGGATTAGCGCCCTAGTTAATCCAGATTTAGAAATTGCGGAGATTGCCAACCGGATGCTGCAAAGAGGCGGTCCTGGATTGCTGTTTGAAAACGTGAAAGGGTCAGCCTATCCCGTAGCAGTGAACCTGATGGGAACAGTGGAACGCATTTGCTGGGCAATGAATATGCAGCATCCAGAAGAGTTGGAAACGCTGGGTAAGAAGCTGAGTATGCTGCAACAGCCGAAGCCACCAAAGAAGATTTCCCAAGCAGTGGAGTTTGGCAAAGTTTTGTTTGATGTGCTGAAAGCGAAACCAGGGCGTAACTTTTTCCCCGCTTGCCAACAGGTTGTGATTGGGGATGAACTCGATCTGAACTCTTTGCCGTTGATTCGTCCCTATCCGGGTGATGCTGGCAAAATTATCACGTTAGGGTTAGTAATTACCAAGGATTGTGAAACGGGTACTCCCAATGTCGGTGTGTATCGGCTACAGCTGCAATCACACAATACAATGACCGTTCACTGGTTGTCCGTGCGGGGTGGGGCAAGGCATTTACGGAAGGCAGCTGAACAAGGGAAAAAGTTAGAGGTGGCGATCGCACTTGGCGTTGATCCCTTGATTATCATGGCAGCTGCCACACCGATTCCTGTAGATCTGTCCGAATGGCTGTTTGCTGGTTTATACGGCGGTTCTGGCGTGCAGTTGGCTAAGTGTAAGACAGTGGATTTGGAAGTGCCTGCTGATTCCGAGTTTGTGTTGGAAGGTACGATTACACCAGGGGAAGTGCTGTCAGATGGTCCCTTTGGCGATCATATGGGCTATTACGGCGGCGTGGAGGATTCACCGCTGATTCGGTTCGATTGCATGACTCATCGAAAAGATCCAATTTATTTGACCACGTTTAGCGGTCGTCCACCTAAAGAAGAAGCGATGATGGCGATCGCACTTAACCGCATCTACACACCGATTCTGCGGCAACAAGTTTCAGAAATTGTTGACTTTTTCTTGCCGATGGAAGCCCTCAGTTACAAAGCGGCGATTATCTCCATTGATAAAGCCTATCCAGGACAAGCGAGACGTGCTGCTTTGGCTTTCTGGAGTGCCTTACCACAATTCACTTATACTAAGTTTGTGATTGTGGTAGATAAAGACATTAATATCCGCGATCCGCGTCAAGTGGTGTGGGCGATTAGTTCCAAAGTCGACCCCACGCGGGATGTGTTCATTTTGCCTAATACTCCATTTGACACCCTAGATTTTGCCAGCGAGAAAATTGGCTTGGGTGGACGGATGGGAATTGATGCGACAACGAAAATTCCACCGGAAACGGAACACGAGTGGGGTGCACCGCTAGAATCCGATCCAGATGTGGCAACGATGGTAGAAAGGCGTTGGGCAGAGTATGGTTTAGCAGAATTGCAGCTAGGGGAAGTTAACCCGAATTTGTTTGGCTACGATATGCAGTAG
- a CDS encoding pyridoxamine 5'-phosphate oxidase family protein, giving the protein MEKAEMTPQYLLEIARDTIEGVEYCFLITLNKSGQANARLVQHFKPEAELTIWIGTSSKSRKVREILYQCHTTLTFQDDRDYSYVTLLGSASVETDLNQRQRYWHDDSIAYFPAGPGGNDYVLIKFVPSRIELMNFTRGVTPEPFGLRPAALARAEESWVLEGRGDFRC; this is encoded by the coding sequence ATGGAAAAAGCAGAAATGACGCCACAGTATTTGCTTGAAATTGCAAGGGACACCATAGAGGGGGTGGAGTACTGCTTTCTCATTACGCTCAATAAATCAGGGCAGGCTAATGCTAGGCTTGTTCAACATTTTAAACCCGAAGCAGAGCTGACAATTTGGATCGGCACAAGTTCAAAATCCCGTAAAGTTCGTGAAATCCTTTATCAATGCCACACCACGTTAACTTTCCAGGACGATAGAGATTACTCCTATGTGACGCTTCTGGGGTCAGCCAGTGTGGAAACCGATCTCAATCAGAGGCAAAGATATTGGCATGATGATTCTATTGCCTATTTTCCAGCGGGACCAGGCGGCAATGACTATGTACTCATCAAATTTGTACCGTCTAGAATCGAACTAATGAATTTTACTCGCGGTGTGACACCAGAACCGTTTGGGCTGCGACCTGCGGCTTTAGCTAGAGCAGAGGAGTCTTGGGTGCTTGAGGGTAGAGGAGACTTCCGATGTTGA
- a CDS encoding GAF domain-containing protein: MVLWADYTGLPMPYRGWNVREQHNCTTTRRATYLKKLLEWLHEYMSVDTVTLLLPVADQPNLAVHATIGLEEEIVQQVRIPIGRGVAGRIAASSEPMIVDDLSAVEVVSLVLRQKDLRSLVGVPLPLKPGMNGVLHVGTLQPRQFNERDVQQLKLVAHCLRLLIADAGIFNFEWSRHNPKCYLEAFFSKRAPHISNLQRVFGVSFSTSATRTSSIPTSA, from the coding sequence ATGGTATTATGGGCGGACTACACTGGCTTACCAATGCCCTATAGGGGCTGGAATGTCCGTGAGCAGCACAACTGCACGACAACCAGACGTGCTACCTACCTCAAAAAGTTGCTTGAGTGGCTGCACGAGTATATGTCTGTAGACACTGTCACACTCCTGCTGCCTGTTGCAGACCAACCAAATCTGGCCGTGCACGCTACAATCGGGCTCGAGGAGGAAATCGTACAACAGGTGCGTATCCCAATCGGACGAGGCGTTGCTGGGCGCATTGCTGCAAGCAGTGAACCGATGATCGTTGATGACCTGTCGGCAGTGGAGGTTGTGAGCCTAGTCCTGCGCCAGAAGGATCTGCGATCGCTCGTCGGCGTCCCACTACCTCTCAAGCCGGGTATGAATGGCGTCTTGCACGTCGGCACGCTTCAGCCCCGCCAGTTCAACGAGCGCGATGTGCAGCAATTAAAACTCGTCGCTCATTGCCTCAGGTTACTAATAGCAGACGCAGGAATTTTCAATTTCGAGTGGAGTCGCCACAACCCAAAATGTTACTTAGAGGCTTTCTTCAGTAAACGCGCCCCTCACATCAGTAACTTGCAGCGAGTCTTCGGAGTTAGTTTCTCTACCTCGGCAACCAGGACATCCTCAATTCCAACCTCAGCTTAA
- a CDS encoding HNH endonuclease signature motif containing protein, with product MDLEDKELKELFKLADEIGKRRYHKLTRQDFEDYKKFDSWRYINGDSECGTTQESQDWARDHSDWDCPICGDKFSECGGRTIDHKLPRAQYPWLSMDFKNFWVICRACNQKKGEKHWFEYEHYMFIHHPGLLPAIQAVRPTQLLKSLKE from the coding sequence GTGGATCTTGAGGACAAGGAGCTTAAGGAATTATTTAAGCTAGCAGACGAGATTGGCAAAAGGCGATATCACAAGCTGACTCGCCAGGACTTTGAAGATTATAAGAAATTTGATAGCTGGCGATATATCAATGGTGATAGCGAGTGTGGAACTACCCAAGAAAGTCAGGATTGGGCAAGGGATCATTCAGATTGGGACTGTCCAATTTGTGGAGATAAATTCTCTGAATGTGGTGGTAGGACAATCGACCATAAACTGCCTCGAGCGCAGTATCCCTGGCTATCAATGGATTTTAAGAATTTTTGGGTAATTTGCAGAGCTTGCAATCAAAAGAAAGGTGAGAAGCATTGGTTTGAGTATGAGCATTACATGTTCATTCATCATCCCGGTCTTTTGCCTGCAATACAAGCTGTGCGTCCTACCCAGTTGCTTAAATCTTTGAAGGAATAA